One genomic segment of Agromyces intestinalis includes these proteins:
- a CDS encoding ammonium transporter has protein sequence MDTGSIAWAITATALVLFMTPGLAFFYGGLVKAKSVVSMMMMSFGALALVGVLWVLYGYNMSAVGGTWEFAGNPFSDFALSSLATGETANTDLIGVAFGATFAIITVALISGAIADRAKFGSWLVFAGVWATLVYFPVAAWVWGGGWILNLGDTLGLPAVIDYAGGTAVHINAGAAALALAIVLGKRVGFQKGMDKPHNVPLTLLGASVLWFGWFGFNAGAEFLNELANTGLIVLNTLGATAAAIIGWLIVEKLKDGKPTAVGAASGAVAGLVAITPSCANLEPGWALLLGIIAGAISALAVELKFKLGFDDSLDVVGIHLVAGFIGTLYLGFFAIDTGLFTGGDLGQLSVQAIAAFAVAIYSFVIAFVLGFAIEKTIGFRVKNEDEIAGIDTVVHGEEGYKLETV, from the coding sequence ATGGATACCGGAAGCATCGCATGGGCGATCACTGCAACGGCGCTCGTGCTGTTCATGACGCCCGGTCTCGCCTTCTTCTACGGCGGACTCGTGAAAGCGAAGAGCGTCGTCAGCATGATGATGATGAGCTTCGGAGCACTCGCGCTCGTCGGCGTGCTGTGGGTGCTCTACGGCTACAACATGAGCGCCGTCGGCGGCACCTGGGAGTTCGCGGGCAACCCGTTCTCGGACTTCGCACTCAGCTCGCTGGCGACCGGTGAGACGGCCAACACCGACCTGATCGGCGTCGCGTTCGGCGCCACGTTCGCGATCATCACCGTCGCGCTCATCTCGGGCGCGATTGCCGACCGTGCCAAGTTCGGCTCGTGGCTGGTCTTCGCCGGCGTGTGGGCCACGCTCGTCTACTTCCCGGTCGCGGCCTGGGTCTGGGGCGGCGGCTGGATCCTCAACCTCGGTGACACGCTCGGCCTGCCGGCCGTCATCGACTACGCGGGCGGTACCGCGGTGCACATCAACGCGGGTGCCGCGGCTCTCGCCCTGGCCATCGTGCTCGGCAAGCGCGTCGGGTTCCAGAAGGGCATGGACAAGCCCCACAACGTGCCGCTGACCCTGCTCGGCGCGTCGGTGCTCTGGTTCGGATGGTTCGGCTTCAACGCGGGCGCGGAGTTCCTCAACGAGCTCGCCAACACCGGCCTCATCGTGCTCAACACGCTCGGCGCGACCGCTGCGGCCATCATCGGCTGGCTGATCGTCGAGAAGCTGAAGGACGGCAAGCCCACCGCTGTCGGCGCGGCCTCGGGCGCCGTCGCGGGCCTCGTGGCGATCACCCCGTCGTGTGCGAACCTCGAGCCCGGCTGGGCGCTGCTGCTCGGTATCATCGCGGGTGCCATCAGCGCCCTGGCGGTGGAGCTGAAGTTCAAGCTCGGCTTCGACGACTCGCTCGACGTCGTGGGCATCCACCTCGTCGCCGGCTTCATCGGAACGCTGTACCTGGGCTTCTTCGCCATCGACACGGGCCTCTTCACCGGTGGCGACCTCGGTCAGCTGTCCGTGCAGGCGATCGCGGCGTTCGCGGTGGCGATCTACTCCTTCGTGATCGCCTTCGTGCTCGGGTTCGCGATCGAGAAGACGATCGGGTTCCGCGTGAAGAACGAGGACGAGATCGCCGGCATCGACACCGTCGTGCACGGCGAGGAGGGCTACAAGCTCGAGACGGTGTAG
- a CDS encoding sulfurtransferase gives MSVEFDSAAKFAEYAHPERLVSTAWLAERLGTPGLVVVESDEDVLLYETGHIPGAVKIDWHTDLNDPVVRDYLSGEQFAALLGSKGIARDTTVVIYGDKNNWWAAYALWVFTLFGHEDVRLLDGGRDLWIAEGRPITTEVAEVTPVEYPVVERDDVAIRAFKEDVLAHLGNPLIDVRSPEEYSGERTTAPAYPEEGTLRAGHIPTAASVPWARAAAGDGTFKTRADLDAIYRDEVGLEDGDEVIAYCRIGERSSHTWFVLTHLLGFEKVRNYDGSWTEWGSAVRVPIVTGADRGELPTR, from the coding sequence ATGTCCGTCGAGTTCGATTCCGCCGCCAAGTTCGCCGAGTACGCCCACCCCGAACGGCTCGTGAGCACCGCCTGGCTCGCCGAACGCCTCGGCACGCCGGGACTGGTCGTGGTCGAGTCCGATGAAGACGTGCTGCTCTACGAGACGGGCCACATCCCCGGCGCGGTCAAGATCGACTGGCACACCGACCTCAACGACCCGGTCGTGCGCGACTACCTCTCGGGCGAGCAGTTCGCCGCCCTGCTGGGCTCGAAGGGCATCGCCCGCGACACCACGGTCGTCATCTACGGCGACAAGAACAACTGGTGGGCCGCGTACGCGCTCTGGGTGTTCACGCTGTTCGGACACGAGGACGTGCGCCTGCTCGACGGCGGCCGCGACCTGTGGATCGCCGAGGGCCGCCCCATCACGACCGAGGTCGCCGAGGTCACCCCCGTCGAGTACCCGGTGGTCGAGCGCGACGACGTGGCGATCCGCGCCTTCAAGGAGGACGTGCTCGCTCACCTCGGCAACCCGCTCATCGACGTCCGCTCCCCCGAGGAGTACTCGGGCGAGCGCACCACCGCCCCGGCCTACCCCGAGGAGGGCACGCTGCGCGCCGGTCACATCCCCACCGCGGCGTCCGTGCCGTGGGCGCGCGCCGCCGCCGGCGACGGCACCTTCAAGACGCGCGCCGACCTCGACGCCATCTACCGTGACGAGGTCGGACTCGAAGACGGCGACGAGGTCATCGCGTACTGCCGCATCGGCGAGCGGTCGAGCCACACCTGGTTTGTGCTCACGCACCTGCTCGGCTTCGAGAAGGTGCGCAACTACGACGGCTCGTGGACCGAGTGGGGCAGCGCCGTGCGCGTGCCGATCGTC
- the zapE gene encoding cell division protein ZapE, which translates to MSSSAAAGPIRLVDRNPVISAAELASELTPPPQFEHASFDSYRPDPDFPSQQAALERLKEFAGAWRAAQRPGGFFSRRRPARIELPGVYLDGGFGVGKTHLLAALWHVAHGPKYFGTFIEYTALVGALGYAGALELLRGARLICIDEFELDDPGDTMLMTRLLGELMASGTRVAATSNTPPNALGEGRFAAADFLREIHALSSNFETLRIDGLDYRRRDTDGRAAVVEGDGAVERMAVSLAVRGHRVSLDGFDALVAHLATVHPSKYVKLIGGVEFIALDGVHELHDQNAALRLVAFIDRVYDAEVPIIQGGVPLDQVFDDEMMAGGYRKKYLRAMSRMIALTTGELPPHD; encoded by the coding sequence ATGAGCTCATCAGCGGCCGCCGGCCCCATCCGCCTCGTCGACCGCAACCCGGTGATCAGCGCCGCCGAGCTCGCCTCCGAGCTCACGCCGCCGCCGCAGTTCGAGCACGCGTCGTTCGACTCGTATCGGCCCGACCCCGATTTCCCGTCGCAGCAGGCTGCCCTCGAGCGGTTGAAGGAGTTCGCAGGCGCGTGGCGTGCGGCCCAACGGCCCGGCGGATTCTTCTCGCGTCGACGCCCGGCGCGCATCGAATTGCCGGGCGTCTATCTCGACGGCGGCTTCGGTGTCGGCAAGACGCACCTGCTCGCCGCACTCTGGCACGTCGCGCACGGGCCGAAGTACTTCGGCACGTTCATCGAATACACCGCCTTGGTCGGCGCGCTCGGCTACGCGGGCGCGCTCGAGCTGCTGCGCGGCGCCCGCCTCATCTGCATCGACGAGTTCGAGCTGGATGACCCGGGCGACACGATGCTCATGACGCGTCTGCTCGGCGAGCTCATGGCGAGCGGCACCCGGGTCGCCGCCACCAGCAACACGCCGCCGAACGCGCTCGGCGAGGGGCGGTTCGCCGCCGCCGACTTCCTCCGCGAGATCCACGCGCTGAGCTCGAACTTCGAGACACTGCGCATCGACGGGCTCGACTACCGCCGCCGCGACACCGACGGCCGCGCCGCGGTGGTCGAGGGCGACGGCGCCGTCGAGCGCATGGCCGTCTCGCTCGCCGTGCGCGGGCACCGGGTCTCGCTCGACGGGTTCGACGCGCTCGTCGCCCACCTGGCGACGGTGCATCCGTCGAAGTACGTGAAGCTCATCGGCGGCGTCGAGTTCATCGCGCTCGACGGCGTCCACGAGCTGCACGACCAGAACGCCGCGCTGCGGCTCGTGGCCTTCATCGACCGTGTCTACGACGCCGAGGTGCCGATCATCCAGGGCGGGGTGCCGCTCGATCAGGTGTTCGACGACGAGATGATGGCCGGCGGCTACCGCAAGAAGTACCTGCGCGCCATGAGCCGCATGATCGCACTCACGACCGGCGAGCTGCCGCCGCACGACTGA
- a CDS encoding type II toxin-antitoxin system PemK/MazF family toxin has protein sequence MPNTSRFLTALRRVIRSAGRPASQGAGDAKPTDASKPASSAQRSPVDETDASPGRFGDDATLEIDPDRLRGVRLSYAPDRDGDPDPGEVVWTWVPYAERDGRGKDRPVVIVAAGRNGDYLAVELTSKPHDGHRDYLALGSGGWDAEGRPSWARIDRVFRVRTGGMRREAAGLDAARYAQLTQALQERYGWS, from the coding sequence GTGCCGAACACCAGCCGCTTCCTCACCGCCCTTCGGCGTGTCATCCGTTCGGCGGGTCGGCCCGCATCGCAGGGAGCGGGTGATGCGAAGCCAACGGATGCCTCGAAGCCGGCGTCGAGCGCGCAGCGCTCGCCGGTCGACGAGACGGATGCTTCGCCCGGCCGCTTCGGCGACGACGCGACGCTCGAGATCGATCCCGACCGGCTGCGCGGCGTGCGCCTGTCGTACGCGCCCGACCGCGACGGGGACCCCGACCCGGGCGAGGTGGTGTGGACGTGGGTGCCGTACGCGGAGCGGGACGGTCGCGGCAAGGACCGCCCGGTCGTGATCGTCGCGGCCGGTCGAAACGGGGACTACCTCGCAGTGGAATTGACGAGCAAGCCGCACGACGGCCACCGCGACTACCTCGCACTCGGCTCGGGTGGCTGGGACGCCGAGGGGCGACCCAGCTGGGCGCGCATCGACCGGGTCTTCCGGGTGCGCACCGGCGGGATGCGCCGAGAGGCCGCCGGGCTCGACGCGGCGCGTTACGCACAGCTCACCCAGGCGTTGCAGGAGCGCTACGGCTGGAGTTGA
- a CDS encoding PKD domain-containing protein, whose amino-acid sequence MRRIGSILALAALAVLGAAPAAGAAEGDPTGRPWEVAATVYVPGQEAFEATGALGFLNTGDGSIQQMPFDYLPYGIAYAPDARTLYTVGFSVGRGGPGVFAAHDASTGELLWATIPGEAGEAASWYMSVALTPDGALAMTTGRGEARIDLATQAVERFSACAESIASGVAITPDGRTAWFVCAAPGTPSGAELRAFDVATLELVGSMQIPSADVAAIAITPDGATAVLAGSARWPSQQVVRVELATGELTALDQHTDGTISISPDGTRAYVGTASELPAAEPNPSVIALPDAVAPHAEPGAGALHAIDVAAMTIPVSSAFANYDANPVVTPDGARIHAVTYEQVEGTPISGISTRDAGSLAGLAETPLDGIGVHVAVTPDQAPVARLTASEPHSPVTFDASASSVEFGTIAEYAWDFGDGTTTVTSTPVVQHEYASAGQYTATVRLTSSGGTSTEDVFTGQQLLRNGDPSAIATVVVTVPRTLPATGFDGAWIAAVAAALLFIGAIALVATQRRRARR is encoded by the coding sequence GTGCGGAGGATCGGATCGATACTGGCGCTGGCCGCTCTCGCGGTGCTCGGCGCGGCTCCTGCGGCTGGCGCGGCCGAGGGGGATCCGACGGGGCGCCCGTGGGAGGTCGCCGCGACTGTGTACGTGCCCGGGCAGGAGGCCTTCGAGGCGACCGGAGCCCTGGGATTCCTGAACACGGGTGACGGTTCGATCCAGCAGATGCCGTTCGACTACCTGCCGTACGGCATCGCGTACGCGCCCGACGCGCGCACGCTCTACACCGTCGGCTTCTCGGTCGGCCGCGGCGGACCGGGGGTCTTCGCCGCCCACGATGCGTCGACGGGTGAGCTGCTCTGGGCCACGATCCCAGGAGAAGCGGGCGAGGCTGCGTCGTGGTACATGAGCGTCGCGCTGACCCCCGACGGCGCCCTCGCCATGACGACCGGGAGGGGCGAAGCCAGGATCGACCTCGCCACGCAGGCGGTCGAGCGGTTCTCGGCCTGCGCCGAGTCGATCGCGTCGGGGGTGGCGATCACGCCCGACGGTCGCACGGCATGGTTCGTCTGCGCGGCACCGGGAACTCCTTCGGGTGCGGAATTGCGGGCGTTCGATGTGGCGACGCTCGAACTCGTTGGGTCGATGCAGATTCCCTCCGCCGACGTGGCGGCGATCGCGATCACCCCGGACGGTGCGACGGCGGTGCTCGCCGGGTCGGCGAGATGGCCCTCGCAACAGGTCGTGCGCGTCGAGCTCGCCACCGGCGAACTCACCGCGCTCGACCAGCACACCGACGGCACGATCTCCATCTCGCCCGACGGCACGCGGGCGTACGTCGGCACTGCGAGCGAACTCCCCGCCGCGGAGCCGAACCCGAGCGTGATCGCGCTGCCCGACGCGGTGGCTCCCCACGCCGAACCCGGCGCGGGAGCCCTGCACGCGATCGACGTCGCGGCGATGACCATCCCGGTCTCGTCCGCATTCGCCAACTACGACGCGAATCCGGTCGTCACCCCCGACGGCGCTCGCATCCACGCCGTGACGTACGAGCAGGTGGAGGGGACACCGATCAGCGGGATCTCGACCCGAGACGCAGGTTCGTTGGCCGGGCTCGCGGAGACGCCCCTCGACGGGATCGGGGTGCACGTGGCCGTCACGCCGGATCAGGCCCCCGTCGCGCGGCTCACCGCCAGCGAACCGCATTCGCCGGTGACCTTCGATGCGTCGGCGTCGTCGGTCGAGTTCGGAACCATCGCCGAGTACGCCTGGGACTTCGGCGACGGCACGACCACCGTCACGTCGACCCCCGTGGTGCAGCACGAGTACGCGTCGGCCGGGCAGTACACGGCGACGGTGCGGCTGACGAGCTCGGGCGGCACCTCGACCGAGGATGTCTTCACCGGGCAGCAGTTGCTGCGCAACGGCGACCCGTCGGCGATCGCAACGGTCGTCGTGACGGTGCCGCGCACGCTGCCGGCGACCGGATTCGACGGTGCGTGGATCGCGGCGGTGGCCGCAGCGCTGCTGTTCATCGGTGCGATCGCGTTGGTCGCGACGCAGCGCCGGCGCGCACGTCGCTGA
- a CDS encoding DUF3800 domain-containing protein, translating into MRVAFGDDTKQAGLRTGMGKLLGLGAVIFPESQLRPFSSSMKALRTEHGIPANVEFKWSMPTPNYFKQRNEAGLQDLVRRRMIELAIQHEASAVVVVWDLGRTTLQDEKAEAKVLEYLYERITGALRNELGILVFDKPGGGHQQEDTWIARTLSMTNYGTSYVKPDAIVLPVLTAPSHHHEHLQLADLVTGATVAAVAGNRYGMELIPILRGLFHRNYYGTIGGTGLKLSPTNSRISTFTFSARIPSRR; encoded by the coding sequence ATGCGAGTTGCGTTCGGGGATGACACCAAACAGGCCGGTCTGCGAACCGGCATGGGGAAACTGCTTGGGTTGGGGGCGGTCATCTTCCCTGAGAGCCAGTTGCGGCCATTCAGCTCGTCCATGAAGGCGCTCCGCACGGAGCACGGCATCCCGGCGAACGTCGAGTTCAAATGGTCGATGCCCACGCCCAACTACTTCAAGCAGCGAAACGAGGCGGGGCTCCAAGACCTGGTCCGGCGCCGCATGATCGAGTTGGCGATCCAGCACGAGGCGAGCGCGGTGGTCGTCGTGTGGGACTTGGGCCGTACGACGCTGCAGGATGAGAAAGCCGAGGCAAAGGTTCTGGAGTACCTATACGAGCGGATCACCGGCGCACTCCGGAATGAACTCGGCATCCTCGTGTTCGACAAGCCGGGCGGCGGCCACCAGCAAGAGGACACGTGGATCGCGAGAACTCTCTCGATGACCAACTACGGAACGAGCTACGTAAAGCCCGACGCGATCGTGCTCCCGGTGCTCACTGCACCGTCACACCACCATGAACACCTTCAACTCGCTGACCTCGTGACGGGCGCGACCGTCGCCGCCGTCGCGGGGAACCGGTACGGCATGGAGCTGATCCCGATCCTGCGCGGCCTCTTCCACCGCAACTACTACGGCACTATCGGCGGAACCGGCCTCAAGCTCTCCCCGACGAACTCACGAATCTCTACCTTCACGTTCTCGGCGAGGATACCTTCACGAAGGTGA
- a CDS encoding glycosyl hydrolase family 28-related protein, whose translation MTSPNSEARPGRRLIPRPAALAVAVLATGGLPLPALPASAAPAVPAPVVTRAAIDPAFVAGRGADVPFLEQEAEHARTNGTVLAPSRDAYTLAAEASGRSAVQLAPTQWVEFTLPAKTNAITVRYSIPDAPNGGGITSPLEVTVNGKDKRTMTLTSEYSWLYNQYPFTNDPNAGLLHPDWWLAECGCVPGEGYEVQAPFRPMHFYDEQRLLLVKTYQPGDVIRLTVPRGAKADLTTIDLLDTEQVGLPHVRLLAANVLLFGADPLGKKDSANAFDKAIAAAKKLKVPVYVPPGVYQVNRHVIVDNVTIEGAGTWYTVIRGKEVALGEPAPDGSVHTGVGFYGKSAAEGGSRNVRLSGFTIRGDVRERIDTDQVNGIGGAMSDSVIEDLYIEHTKVGLWFDGPMNNTVVRNLRVVDQIADGLNFHTGVTNSRVEHTFVRNTGDDGLAMWAEGVTNAGNTFSRNTVQTPTLANGIAIYGGTDLTVSGNLVADPIREGSGIHLGSRFGAEPFAGTVSVADNTTVRASTLDLNWNIGLGAIWFYALDRSIDGADIQVTGDHFLDSTYSAIMLVTEWGVKDAYRIENVHFRDLRVDGAGTNVVSARTAGSATFENVDVRNVGHWGVNNCGAFNWDWENGSEFSLQDLGGNDGVDTNEFHLGTPWLAPYLPNLITCNDRPPLTAPPAPSPWVQP comes from the coding sequence ATGACATCCCCGAACTCCGAGGCACGGCCCGGCCGCCGCCTCATCCCGCGACCGGCCGCGCTGGCCGTCGCCGTACTCGCGACGGGCGGCCTGCCGCTGCCCGCACTGCCCGCATCGGCGGCCCCCGCCGTACCCGCGCCGGTCGTCACCCGAGCCGCGATCGACCCGGCGTTCGTGGCCGGGCGCGGCGCCGACGTACCGTTCCTCGAACAGGAGGCCGAGCACGCCCGCACCAACGGCACCGTACTCGCGCCGAGCCGCGACGCCTACACGCTCGCGGCCGAGGCATCCGGTCGAAGCGCAGTCCAGCTCGCGCCCACCCAGTGGGTCGAGTTCACTCTGCCCGCGAAGACCAACGCCATCACGGTGCGCTACAGCATCCCCGACGCGCCGAACGGCGGCGGCATCACCTCGCCGCTCGAGGTGACCGTGAACGGCAAGGACAAGCGCACCATGACGCTCACGAGCGAGTATTCATGGCTGTACAACCAGTACCCGTTCACGAACGACCCGAACGCGGGCCTGCTGCACCCCGACTGGTGGCTCGCCGAGTGCGGCTGCGTACCGGGCGAGGGCTACGAGGTGCAGGCGCCGTTCCGGCCGATGCACTTCTACGATGAGCAGCGCCTGCTGCTGGTCAAGACGTATCAGCCGGGCGATGTCATCCGGCTCACCGTGCCGAGGGGCGCGAAGGCCGACCTGACCACGATCGACCTGCTCGATACCGAACAGGTGGGCCTCCCCCATGTGCGACTCCTCGCGGCGAACGTGCTGCTGTTCGGCGCCGACCCGCTCGGCAAGAAGGACTCGGCCAACGCGTTCGACAAGGCCATCGCCGCCGCGAAGAAGCTGAAGGTGCCCGTCTACGTGCCGCCGGGTGTGTACCAGGTGAACCGGCACGTCATCGTCGACAACGTCACGATCGAGGGGGCCGGCACGTGGTACACGGTCATCCGCGGCAAGGAGGTCGCGCTCGGCGAGCCCGCGCCCGACGGTTCGGTGCATACCGGCGTCGGCTTCTACGGCAAGTCGGCGGCCGAGGGCGGCAGCCGCAACGTGCGCCTGTCGGGCTTCACCATTCGCGGTGACGTGCGCGAGCGCATCGACACCGACCAGGTGAACGGCATCGGCGGCGCGATGAGCGACTCGGTCATCGAGGACCTCTACATCGAGCACACCAAGGTCGGGCTCTGGTTCGACGGACCGATGAACAACACCGTGGTGCGCAACCTGCGCGTGGTCGACCAGATCGCCGACGGCCTGAACTTCCACACCGGCGTGACGAACTCGCGCGTCGAGCACACCTTCGTGCGCAACACCGGCGACGACGGGCTCGCCATGTGGGCCGAGGGCGTGACCAATGCGGGCAACACCTTCAGCCGCAACACCGTGCAGACCCCCACGCTCGCGAACGGCATCGCCATCTACGGCGGCACCGACCTCACGGTGTCGGGCAACCTGGTCGCCGATCCGATCCGCGAGGGCAGCGGCATCCACCTCGGGTCGCGCTTCGGAGCCGAACCGTTCGCCGGTACCGTCTCGGTCGCCGACAACACCACGGTGCGCGCGAGCACGCTCGATCTGAACTGGAACATCGGCCTCGGCGCGATCTGGTTCTACGCGCTCGACCGGTCGATCGACGGCGCAGACATCCAGGTGACGGGCGACCACTTCCTCGACAGCACGTACAGTGCGATCATGCTGGTCACCGAGTGGGGCGTGAAGGACGCGTACCGCATCGAGAACGTGCACTTCCGCGACCTGCGCGTCGACGGCGCCGGAACCAATGTGGTGAGTGCTCGCACGGCCGGCTCCGCGACCTTCGAGAACGTCGACGTGCGCAATGTCGGCCACTGGGGCGTGAACAACTGCGGCGCCTTCAACTGGGACTGGGAGAACGGTTCCGAGTTCTCGCTGCAAGACCTGGGCGGCAATGACGGCGTCGACACGAACGAGTTCCATCTCGGCACGCCGTGGCTCGCGCCCTACCTGCCGAACCTCATCACCTGCAACGACCGGCCGCCGCTCACGGCTCCGCCGGCTCCGTCACCCTGGGTGCAGCCCTGA
- a CDS encoding FAD-dependent monooxygenase: MRVAVIGAGIGGLTVAAGLSADGHEVVVYERRDEPGAVGAGLTLFGNAFGALAAIGLGDTVRQASSDAIARMRAGQRTPSGDWLVSMPSSAVSTLRSLHRAELHRVLVAALPTGSLRLGQRAEISGDGRPVVTVADREQGFDLVVAADGLRSEARAHLGLDRGVRYAGYTAWRGITASGVDVQGEAGETWGRGRIFGIVPLPDDRVYWFATESSPAGRRADDEQAAVRERFGHWHAPIRACIDATPADAVLRHDIFDLARLPVAFTKGRTVLLGDAAHGMTPNLGQGAGQAIEDAATLTLLLRRGDPDAALSRYDDLRTKRTRAIWRRSRQMGKVAQASLPLAAGVRDALLRATPPAIMGRATRRLQRWTAP, translated from the coding sequence ATGCGGGTCGCGGTGATCGGTGCCGGAATCGGTGGGCTGACGGTCGCGGCGGGGCTGAGCGCGGACGGGCATGAGGTCGTCGTCTACGAGCGCCGCGACGAGCCGGGCGCGGTCGGGGCGGGGCTGACCCTGTTCGGCAATGCCTTCGGCGCGCTCGCTGCGATCGGGCTGGGCGACACGGTGCGTCAGGCCAGCAGCGATGCGATCGCTCGGATGCGGGCGGGGCAGCGCACGCCGTCAGGCGACTGGCTCGTGTCGATGCCGTCTTCGGCGGTGTCGACGCTGCGCAGCCTGCACCGAGCCGAGTTGCATCGCGTCCTCGTGGCCGCCCTGCCCACCGGGAGTCTCCGCCTCGGGCAGCGCGCCGAGATCTCAGGAGACGGCCGGCCGGTGGTGACCGTGGCCGACCGCGAGCAGGGGTTCGATCTGGTGGTCGCGGCCGACGGGCTGCGCAGCGAGGCCCGTGCGCACCTCGGTCTAGACCGCGGCGTTCGCTACGCCGGGTACACCGCCTGGCGCGGGATCACGGCCTCGGGGGTCGACGTCCAGGGCGAAGCCGGAGAGACCTGGGGGCGGGGGCGCATATTCGGTATCGTGCCGCTGCCGGACGATCGGGTCTACTGGTTCGCCACCGAATCCTCGCCCGCGGGCCGGCGCGCTGACGATGAGCAGGCCGCGGTGCGCGAGCGCTTCGGCCACTGGCATGCGCCGATCCGGGCGTGCATCGACGCGACGCCCGCAGACGCGGTGCTCCGTCACGACATTTTCGACCTCGCTCGGCTCCCCGTCGCGTTCACCAAGGGCCGTACAGTGCTGCTCGGTGACGCCGCCCACGGCATGACGCCCAATCTGGGGCAGGGCGCGGGGCAAGCCATCGAGGATGCCGCCACCCTGACACTGCTGCTCCGGCGTGGCGATCCGGACGCGGCGCTGTCCAGATACGACGACCTGCGGACGAAACGGACCCGAGCCATCTGGCGACGGTCGCGTCAGATGGGGAAGGTGGCCCAAGCCTCCCTGCCGCTCGCCGCGGGCGTCCGGGACGCGCTCCTGCGGGCGACACCGCCCGCGATCATGGGGCGAGCGACACGGCGTCTCCAGCGGTGGACCGCGCCGTAG